In one Bacillota bacterium genomic region, the following are encoded:
- the crcB gene encoding fluoride efflux transporter CrcB: MKKYIYIGLGGFLGAISRYIIKGVTIYHYKEHVPLNTLIINITGSFVLALLLSIALEILEFDADLRLGIATGFLGAYTTFSTLCKETVNLMMESNYYSAISYITVSTMIGLAAAYFGIVLARETVAKLVNRMKNNLEPEDEVLLQKEGETE; this comes from the coding sequence GTGAAAAAGTACATTTATATTGGACTGGGAGGCTTCCTTGGTGCAATATCAAGGTATATTATTAAAGGAGTGACGATATATCATTATAAAGAGCACGTACCTTTAAATACCTTGATAATAAATATCACCGGCAGTTTTGTACTGGCATTGCTGCTTTCTATCGCTTTGGAAATACTTGAATTTGATGCTGACCTGCGTTTGGGAATCGCTACTGGTTTCTTAGGTGCTTATACGACCTTCTCGACACTGTGCAAAGAAACGGTGAATCTGATGATGGAAAGTAATTACTACTCAGCAATCTCCTATATAACGGTTTCTACTATGATCGGACTGGCTGCGGCATACTTTGGGATTGTCCTTGCCAGAGAAACCGTAGCAAAGCTTGTCAATAGAATGAAGAATAATTTAGAGCCGGAAGATGAGGTACTGCTGCAAAAGGAAGGGGAGACTGAGTAA
- the crcB gene encoding fluoride efflux transporter CrcB produces MEYILVGIGGAFGSIARFSLERIITQKTNSSLPIGTFIINITGALLLGLVSGLGINGNLYLLTAEGFLGAYTTFSTFMFEGFNLFQENEKLNAFIYILGSLTLGIIGFAAGLETGNLLKVI; encoded by the coding sequence ATGGAATATATTTTAGTAGGTATCGGAGGAGCTTTTGGCAGTATAGCAAGATTTAGTCTGGAGAGAATTATTACACAAAAGACAAATTCATCATTGCCAATAGGTACATTCATCATTAACATAACAGGAGCGCTTTTACTTGGACTTGTCAGCGGTCTGGGAATAAACGGAAATCTGTATTTGTTGACTGCAGAAGGGTTCCTGGGTGCCTATACGACTTTTTCAACTTTTATGTTTGAGGGGTTTAACCTTTTTCAGGAGAATGAAAAATTGAATGCGTTCATATATATATTAGGTTCTTTGACTTTGGGGATTATTGGTTTTGCTGCAGGTTTAGAGACAGGCAACCTGTTAAAAGTTATATGA